A window from Molothrus aeneus isolate 106 chromosome 26, BPBGC_Maene_1.0, whole genome shotgun sequence encodes these proteins:
- the CYTH1 gene encoding cytohesin-1 isoform X2 — translation MEEEEGGGCVPSDLTPEECQELENIRRRKQELLADIQRLKDEIAEVTNEIENLGSTEERKNMQRNKQVAMGRKKFNMDPKKGIQFLIENDLLKNTCEDIAQFLYKGEGLNKTAIGDYLGERDEFNIQVLHAFVELHEFTDLNLVQALRQFLWSFRLPGEAQKIDRMMEAFAQRYCQCNPGVFQSTDTCYVLSFAIIMLNTSLHNPNVKDKPTAERFIAMNRGINDGGDLPEELLQNLYESIKNEPFKIPEDDGNDLTHTFFNPDREGWLLKLGGGRVKTWKRRWFILTDNCLYYFEYTTDKEPRGIIPLENLSIREVEDSKKPNCFELYIPDNKDQVIKACKTEADGRVVEGNHTVYRISAPTPEEKEEWIKCIKAAISRDPFYEMLAARKKKVSSTKRH, via the exons atggaggaggaggagggcggcGGCTGCG tgcccagtgACCTGACCCCAGAGgagtgccaggagctggagaacATCCGCCGCcgaaagcaggagctgctggctgacaTACAG CGCCTGAAGGATGAGATAGCAGAAGTGACGAATGAGATCGAGAACCTGGGCTCCACGGAGGAGAG GAAAAACATGCAGAGGAACAAGCAGGTGGCCAtgggcaggaagaagttcaacATGGATCCCAAGAAG GGCATCCAGTTCCTGATTGAGAACGACCTGCTGAAGAACACGTGCGAGGACATTGCGCAGTTCCTGTACAAGGGAGAGGGCCTCAACAAGACAGCCATCGGCGACTACCTGGGCGAGAG GGATGAGTTCAACATCCAAGTCCTGCATGCCTTTGTGGAGCTGCATGAATTCACTGACCTCAACCTTGTGCAGGCCCTGCG GCAGTTCCTGTGGAGCTTCCGGCTGCCAGGGGAGGCACAGAAGATTGACCGGATGATGGAGGCCTTTGCCCAGCGGTACTGCCAGTGCAACCCCGGTGTGTTCCAGTCCACAG aCACCTGCTACGTGCTGTCCTTTGCCATCATCATGCTGAACACGAGCCTGCACAATCCCAACGTGAAGGACAAGCCCACGGCAGAGCGGTTCATCGCCATGAACCGCGGCATCAATGACGGGGGGGACctgcctgaggagctgctccag AATCTGTACGAGAGCATCAAGAATGAGCCCTTCAAAATTCCTGAGGATGATGGCAATGACCTCACCCACACCTTCTTCAACCCCGACCGGGAGGGCTGGCTCCTGAAGCTCGG aggaggcAGGGTGAAGACGTGGAAGCGGCGCTGGTTCATCCTGACGGACAACTGCCTTTACTACTTCGAGTACACAACG GATAAGGAGCCCCGTGGCATCATCCCCCTGGAGAACCTGAGCATCCGTGAGGTGGAGGACTCAAAGAAGCCC AACTGCTTTGAGCTCTACATCCCTGACAACAAGGACCAGGTGATCAAGGCCTGCAAGACAGAGGCAGATGGGCGTGTGGTGGAGGGGAACCACACCGTGTACCGCATCTCTGCCCCCACGCCCGAGGAGAAGGAGGAGTGGATCAAGTGCATCAA ggcagccatCAGCCGGGACCCCTTCTACGAGATGCTGGCTGCCAGGAAGAAGAAGGTCTCCTCCACCAAGAGGCACTAG
- the CYTH1 gene encoding cytohesin-1 isoform X1 — MGTVSELCASSFQAFLCPSVAAKAVPSDLTPEECQELENIRRRKQELLADIQRLKDEIAEVTNEIENLGSTEERKNMQRNKQVAMGRKKFNMDPKKGIQFLIENDLLKNTCEDIAQFLYKGEGLNKTAIGDYLGERDEFNIQVLHAFVELHEFTDLNLVQALRQFLWSFRLPGEAQKIDRMMEAFAQRYCQCNPGVFQSTDTCYVLSFAIIMLNTSLHNPNVKDKPTAERFIAMNRGINDGGDLPEELLQNLYESIKNEPFKIPEDDGNDLTHTFFNPDREGWLLKLGGRVKTWKRRWFILTDNCLYYFEYTTDKEPRGIIPLENLSIREVEDSKKPNCFELYIPDNKDQVIKACKTEADGRVVEGNHTVYRISAPTPEEKEEWIKCIKAAISRDPFYEMLAARKKKVSSTKRH; from the exons ATGGGGACGGTCAGCGAGCTCTGCGCCTCCAGTTTCCAGGCGTTCCTCTGCCCCTCGGTGGCTGCCAAGGCAG tgcccagtgACCTGACCCCAGAGgagtgccaggagctggagaacATCCGCCGCcgaaagcaggagctgctggctgacaTACAG CGCCTGAAGGATGAGATAGCAGAAGTGACGAATGAGATCGAGAACCTGGGCTCCACGGAGGAGAG GAAAAACATGCAGAGGAACAAGCAGGTGGCCAtgggcaggaagaagttcaacATGGATCCCAAGAAG GGCATCCAGTTCCTGATTGAGAACGACCTGCTGAAGAACACGTGCGAGGACATTGCGCAGTTCCTGTACAAGGGAGAGGGCCTCAACAAGACAGCCATCGGCGACTACCTGGGCGAGAG GGATGAGTTCAACATCCAAGTCCTGCATGCCTTTGTGGAGCTGCATGAATTCACTGACCTCAACCTTGTGCAGGCCCTGCG GCAGTTCCTGTGGAGCTTCCGGCTGCCAGGGGAGGCACAGAAGATTGACCGGATGATGGAGGCCTTTGCCCAGCGGTACTGCCAGTGCAACCCCGGTGTGTTCCAGTCCACAG aCACCTGCTACGTGCTGTCCTTTGCCATCATCATGCTGAACACGAGCCTGCACAATCCCAACGTGAAGGACAAGCCCACGGCAGAGCGGTTCATCGCCATGAACCGCGGCATCAATGACGGGGGGGACctgcctgaggagctgctccag AATCTGTACGAGAGCATCAAGAATGAGCCCTTCAAAATTCCTGAGGATGATGGCAATGACCTCACCCACACCTTCTTCAACCCCGACCGGGAGGGCTGGCTCCTGAAGCTCG gaggcAGGGTGAAGACGTGGAAGCGGCGCTGGTTCATCCTGACGGACAACTGCCTTTACTACTTCGAGTACACAACG GATAAGGAGCCCCGTGGCATCATCCCCCTGGAGAACCTGAGCATCCGTGAGGTGGAGGACTCAAAGAAGCCC AACTGCTTTGAGCTCTACATCCCTGACAACAAGGACCAGGTGATCAAGGCCTGCAAGACAGAGGCAGATGGGCGTGTGGTGGAGGGGAACCACACCGTGTACCGCATCTCTGCCCCCACGCCCGAGGAGAAGGAGGAGTGGATCAAGTGCATCAA ggcagccatCAGCCGGGACCCCTTCTACGAGATGCTGGCTGCCAGGAAGAAGAAGGTCTCCTCCACCAAGAGGCACTAG